A stretch of Sphingorhabdus sp. YGSMI21 DNA encodes these proteins:
- a CDS encoding MBL fold metallo-hydrolase, with the protein MKKLGLGLLLLILFGTGAALLFQEQIGERLFAGAVETAVTRDVIGDLPDGMHVALCGSGSPLPDPTRAGPCSAVIIDGKLFIVDIGGGAVRNLGLMGLNPGATEALLLTHFHSDHIDGMGELMLQRWAGGGRDAPLPVIAPEGVGAIVDGLNAAYAADVQYRIAHHGEATMPASGAGGAAQPFTIPEGQDQMVVYDKDDIRITAFSVAHKPIAPAVGYRFDYKGRSVVFSGDTVKLPAVAKACSGCDLLVHEVLNAKMVGTLETAFEKAGRKRLVKIMADIPDYHTTPVEAAETAKAGKAKMLVFSHIVPALPLGYLDAYFMRGADAAYDGPIVLGKDGMLFSLPANKDSIEQGDLL; encoded by the coding sequence ATGAAGAAGCTGGGCCTGGGTCTGTTGCTGCTGATACTGTTCGGGACGGGCGCCGCCCTGTTGTTTCAGGAGCAGATCGGAGAGCGGCTGTTTGCCGGTGCGGTCGAGACCGCGGTGACGCGCGATGTCATTGGCGATCTGCCGGACGGCATGCATGTCGCGCTCTGCGGGTCCGGATCGCCGTTGCCCGATCCGACCCGGGCCGGACCCTGTTCGGCGGTGATCATCGACGGCAAGCTGTTCATTGTCGATATCGGCGGCGGCGCGGTGCGCAATCTGGGGCTGATGGGCCTCAATCCGGGCGCGACCGAAGCCCTGCTGCTCACCCATTTCCACAGCGATCATATCGACGGCATGGGCGAATTGATGCTGCAGCGCTGGGCTGGTGGCGGTCGTGACGCGCCGCTGCCGGTGATCGCGCCTGAGGGCGTCGGAGCGATCGTCGACGGTCTCAACGCGGCTTATGCTGCCGATGTGCAATATCGCATCGCCCATCATGGCGAAGCGACGATGCCGGCTTCCGGTGCGGGCGGCGCGGCGCAGCCCTTCACCATCCCCGAGGGACAGGACCAGATGGTCGTCTACGACAAGGATGATATCCGGATCACCGCATTTTCCGTGGCCCATAAACCGATCGCGCCCGCGGTCGGCTATCGTTTTGATTACAAGGGCCGCTCGGTCGTTTTCAGCGGTGATACGGTGAAGCTGCCAGCGGTTGCCAAGGCCTGCAGCGGCTGCGATCTGCTGGTCCACGAGGTGCTGAACGCCAAGATGGTCGGCACGCTGGAAACAGCATTCGAAAAAGCCGGACGCAAACGGCTGGTGAAAATCATGGCGGACATTCCCGACTATCATACGACGCCGGTCGAGGCGGCGGAGACGGCAAAGGCCGGCAAGGCGAAGATGCTGGTTTTCTCGCATATCGTTCCGGCGCTGCCGCTCGGCTATCTTGACGCCTATTTCATGAGAGGCGCCGATGCCGCTTATGATGGTCCGATCGTGCTCGGCAAAGACGGGATGCTGTTCAGCCTTCCCGCCAATAAGGATAGTATCGAACAGGGCGATTTGCTTTAA
- a CDS encoding L-serine ammonia-lyase, protein MVASTFDLFKIGVGPSSSHTMGPMLAAAMFVERLGESGRLGEVTRLETLLFGSLALTGKGHATDRAILLGLSGQRPDNIEPDAADNLVEQIRSCEKISLNGSREIAFDEAADLIFDQKKRLDFHSNAMRFNAYSGEHVIDMRVYYSVGGGAILDEDQIGSNNPESGLWDVPHRFCSGADLLRIAEEKGLSIADIMRDNERTEKSDDQISADIRAIADAMSACIDRGILQGGILPGGLRVKRRAPLIHARLMERQERALSDPLTILDWVNLWALAVNEENAAGGKVVTAPTNGAAGIIPSVLRFYERFAPKADAAGVETFLLTAAAIGSLFKENASISGAEVGCQGEVGVACSMAAAGLTAAWGGTPLQVENAAEIGMEHNLGLTCDPVGGLVQVPCIERNAVGAVKAIEAARLSILGDGTHRVSLDEVIETMRKTGLDMSERYKETSQGGLAVNLVEC, encoded by the coding sequence ATGGTCGCCAGCACATTTGATCTGTTCAAGATTGGCGTAGGCCCGTCGAGTTCACACACGATGGGGCCGATGCTGGCGGCTGCCATGTTTGTCGAACGTCTGGGCGAGTCCGGCAGGCTGGGAGAGGTGACAAGGCTGGAGACCTTGCTCTTCGGTTCGCTGGCGCTGACCGGCAAGGGGCACGCGACCGACCGGGCAATCCTGCTCGGGCTTTCCGGCCAGCGACCGGACAATATCGAGCCCGATGCGGCGGACAATCTGGTGGAGCAGATTCGCTCCTGCGAAAAGATCAGCCTGAACGGTTCGCGGGAGATTGCCTTTGACGAGGCGGCGGACCTCATCTTCGACCAGAAAAAGCGGCTCGATTTTCACAGCAATGCGATGCGCTTCAATGCCTATTCAGGCGAGCACGTTATCGATATGCGAGTCTATTATTCGGTCGGCGGCGGCGCGATCCTGGACGAGGACCAGATCGGCAGCAACAATCCGGAAAGCGGTCTCTGGGATGTGCCGCATCGCTTCTGCTCGGGCGCCGATTTGCTCCGGATCGCAGAGGAAAAGGGCCTCTCTATCGCCGATATCATGCGCGATAACGAGCGCACGGAAAAATCCGACGACCAGATAAGCGCCGACATTCGCGCCATCGCCGATGCCATGTCAGCCTGCATCGACCGGGGCATATTGCAGGGCGGGATTTTGCCGGGCGGGCTGCGTGTCAAGCGCCGGGCGCCGCTGATCCACGCGCGGTTGATGGAGCGGCAGGAGCGCGCCCTGTCCGATCCGCTGACCATTCTCGACTGGGTCAATCTCTGGGCGCTGGCGGTGAACGAGGAAAATGCCGCCGGCGGCAAGGTGGTGACCGCGCCGACCAATGGCGCAGCCGGGATCATTCCCTCGGTGCTCCGATTCTACGAAAGATTTGCGCCCAAGGCGGATGCAGCGGGCGTGGAGACCTTTCTGCTGACGGCAGCGGCGATCGGGTCCCTGTTCAAGGAAAATGCCTCGATATCGGGTGCGGAAGTCGGTTGTCAGGGGGAAGTCGGTGTCGCCTGTTCGATGGCCGCAGCCGGCCTGACCGCGGCGTGGGGCGGTACGCCTCTGCAGGTCGAGAATGCCGCAGAAATCGGCATGGAACATAATCTCGGCCTGACCTGCGATCCGGTCGGGGGGCTGGTGCAGGTGCCCTGTATCGAGCGCAACGCGGTGGGTGCGGTCAAGGCGATCGAGGCGGCCCGCCTGTCGATCCTCGGCGACGGCACGCACCGGGTCAGTCTCGACGAGGTGATCGAGACGATGCGCAAGACCGGCCTCGACATGTCCGAGCGCTACAAGGAAACCTCGCAAGGTGGACTTGCCGTCAATTTGGTGGAATGCTGA
- a CDS encoding zinc-binding alcohol dehydrogenase family protein — MKAIGLTRYLPIENPESLVDVEVEKPVAEGRDILVKIHAIAVNPVDTKVRAPKDDVEDRPRILGWDAAGVVEAVGRDVTLFSPGDEVYYAGDITRPGAYAEYQLVDERIVGRKPTSLGFAEAAALPLTTITAYEAFFDRLDLDRDGGNRGETLLIIGGAGGVGSIAIQLAKAAGLSVIATASREETSQWVRDLGADHVINHREPLRPQVEKLGLEFVDHIAIFNHTDGHWDAVTDLIRPQGRIVSIVENEKPLSQAVLKTKAAGLVWEFMFTRSMFQTPDMIEQHRLLNHVADEIDAGRIRSTVNEIFTPINAENLRKAHALLETGRATGKLVLENFAS; from the coding sequence ATGAAAGCCATTGGACTAACCCGTTACCTGCCCATCGAAAATCCGGAATCCCTGGTCGATGTGGAAGTGGAAAAGCCCGTTGCCGAAGGCCGGGACATATTGGTCAAAATTCACGCCATTGCCGTAAACCCTGTCGACACAAAGGTGCGCGCGCCCAAGGATGATGTGGAGGACAGGCCCCGTATTCTTGGATGGGATGCCGCAGGCGTCGTGGAGGCTGTTGGCCGGGATGTGACATTGTTCAGCCCCGGCGACGAAGTCTATTATGCCGGGGATATCACCCGGCCTGGCGCCTATGCCGAATATCAGCTGGTCGACGAGCGGATCGTCGGCCGCAAGCCGACGTCGCTCGGCTTTGCCGAAGCCGCCGCCTTGCCGCTGACCACTATTACTGCCTATGAAGCCTTTTTCGACCGGCTCGACCTCGACCGGGACGGCGGCAACCGGGGCGAAACGCTCCTGATCATCGGCGGCGCGGGCGGCGTCGGATCGATCGCCATCCAGCTGGCCAAAGCGGCCGGCTTGTCGGTGATCGCAACCGCATCACGCGAAGAAACATCGCAATGGGTTCGGGATCTGGGTGCCGATCATGTGATCAATCACCGCGAACCTTTGCGCCCGCAGGTCGAGAAGCTGGGGCTGGAATTTGTCGATCATATCGCGATCTTCAATCACACCGACGGCCATTGGGATGCGGTGACCGACCTGATCCGGCCACAGGGAAGGATCGTGTCCATTGTTGAGAATGAAAAGCCGCTGAGCCAGGCCGTGCTGAAGACCAAGGCCGCCGGTCTGGTCTGGGAATTCATGTTCACCCGTTCGATGTTCCAGACGCCCGACATGATCGAACAGCACAGGCTGCTCAATCATGTCGCCGACGAAATCGACGCGGGCCGAATTCGCTCGACGGTCAACGAGATATTTACGCCGATCAACGCAGAGAATCTGCGCAAGGCGCATGCCCTGCTGGAAACCGGTCGGGCGACCGGCAAGCTGGTGCTCGAGAATTTCGCTTCCTGA
- the groL gene encoding chaperonin GroEL (60 kDa chaperone family; promotes refolding of misfolded polypeptides especially under stressful conditions; forms two stacked rings of heptamers to form a barrel-shaped 14mer; ends can be capped by GroES; misfolded proteins enter the barrel where they are refolded when GroES binds) produces MAAKDVKFGRDARERILKGVNTLADAVKVTLGPKGRNVVLDKSFGAPRITKDGVSVAKEIELKDKFENMGAQMLREVASKTNDVAGDGTTTATVLAQAIVKEGMKSVSAGMNPMDLKRGIDQAVEAVVADLKKRSKDVKGSEEIAQVGIISANGDREVGEKIAEAMEKVGKEGVITVEEAKGLDFELDVVEGMQFDRGYLSPYFITNPDKMIADLENPYILIHEKKLTNLQPLLPILEAVVQAGRPLLIIAEDIEGEALATLVVNKLRGGLKIAAVKAPGFGDRRKAMLEDIAILTKGEMISEDLGIKLESVTLNMLGEAKNVTIDKDNTTIVDGAGKKADIKARVEAIRSQIENTTSDYDKEKLQERLAKLAGGVAVIKVGGATEVEVKEKKDRVDDALHATRAAVEEGIVPGGGSALLYATSALKGLEGVNDDQTRGIDIVRKALQAPVRQIAENAGFDGAVVAGKMLDQKSKEFGFNASTDVYEDLVKAGVIDPTKVVRAALQDASSVAGLLITTEAAVAETPSEDKAGGGMPDMGGMGGGMGGMGF; encoded by the coding sequence ATGGCTGCTAAAGACGTAAAATTTGGTCGCGACGCTCGCGAACGCATCCTCAAGGGTGTGAACACGCTGGCTGACGCCGTTAAAGTAACCCTCGGCCCCAAAGGCCGGAACGTTGTGCTCGACAAGAGCTTTGGCGCACCGCGCATCACCAAGGACGGTGTTTCGGTTGCCAAGGAAATCGAACTGAAAGACAAGTTCGAAAATATGGGCGCACAGATGCTTCGTGAAGTCGCATCGAAAACCAACGATGTTGCTGGCGACGGCACCACCACCGCAACCGTTCTCGCCCAGGCGATCGTCAAGGAAGGCATGAAATCCGTTTCTGCCGGCATGAACCCGATGGATCTGAAGCGCGGCATCGACCAGGCTGTTGAAGCCGTGGTTGCGGATCTCAAGAAACGCTCGAAAGACGTCAAGGGCAGCGAAGAAATTGCCCAGGTTGGCATCATCTCCGCCAACGGCGACCGTGAAGTTGGCGAGAAAATCGCCGAAGCCATGGAAAAAGTCGGCAAGGAAGGCGTTATTACGGTTGAAGAAGCCAAGGGTCTCGACTTTGAACTCGACGTTGTCGAAGGCATGCAGTTTGACCGCGGTTACCTGTCCCCTTATTTCATCACCAACCCGGACAAGATGATTGCGGACCTCGAAAATCCCTACATCCTGATCCACGAAAAGAAGCTGACCAACCTGCAGCCACTGCTTCCGATTCTGGAAGCCGTTGTCCAGGCCGGACGTCCGCTTTTGATCATTGCCGAAGATATCGAAGGCGAAGCGCTGGCGACCCTCGTGGTCAACAAGCTGCGTGGCGGCCTGAAGATCGCTGCGGTCAAGGCACCTGGTTTCGGTGATCGCCGTAAAGCGATGCTCGAAGATATTGCGATCCTCACCAAGGGTGAAATGATCTCCGAAGATCTCGGCATCAAGCTGGAAAGCGTTACGCTGAACATGCTCGGTGAAGCCAAGAATGTCACGATCGACAAGGATAACACCACGATCGTCGACGGCGCTGGCAAGAAAGCCGACATCAAGGCACGTGTTGAAGCGATCCGTTCGCAGATCGAAAACACCACTTCCGACTATGACAAAGAGAAGCTGCAGGAACGTCTGGCGAAACTCGCTGGCGGTGTTGCCGTGATCAAAGTCGGCGGCGCGACCGAAGTCGAAGTGAAAGAGAAGAAAGACCGTGTCGACGACGCGCTGCACGCAACCCGTGCTGCCGTTGAAGAAGGCATTGTCCCTGGCGGCGGTTCCGCTCTGCTCTATGCAACTTCGGCACTCAAAGGTCTTGAAGGCGTTAACGACGACCAGACCCGCGGTATCGACATTGTTCGCAAGGCGCTGCAGGCTCCGGTTCGTCAGATCGCTGAAAATGCGGGCTTTGACGGCGCGGTTGTTGCCGGCAAGATGCTGGACCAGAAGAGCAAGGAATTCGGCTTCAACGCATCGACCGATGTTTATGAAGACCTTGTCAAAGCTGGCGTCATCGATCCGACCAAGGTTGTGCGTGCAGCACTGCAGGACGCGTCGTCGGTTGCCGGTCTGCTGATCACCACCGAAGCGGCTGTCGCTGAAACACCATCAGAAGACAAAGCCGGTGGCGGCATGCCCGACATGGGCGGCATGGGCGGCGGCATGGGCGGAATGGGCTTCTAA
- the groES gene encoding co-chaperone GroES, with translation MKFRPLHDRVLVRRVEADTKTAGGIIIPDSAQEKPSEGKVVAVGNGLKDDSGKATPLDVKKGDKILFGKWSGTEVTVDGEELIIMKESDILGILEK, from the coding sequence ATGAAATTTCGTCCATTACATGACCGTGTACTGGTGCGTCGCGTCGAAGCGGATACCAAGACTGCTGGCGGCATCATCATTCCGGATAGCGCCCAGGAAAAGCCATCTGAAGGCAAGGTTGTCGCTGTCGGCAATGGCCTGAAAGACGACAGTGGCAAAGCCACGCCGCTCGACGTCAAAAAAGGCGACAAGATCCTGTTCGGCAAATGGTCCGGCACGGAAGTCACCGTCGACGGCGAAGAACTGATCATCATGAAGGAAAGTGATATTCTCGGCATTCTCGAGAAATAA
- a CDS encoding DUF2282 domain-containing protein, which translates to MSTLVKTTTAAAALAAAATLSLSATAAQAAGAKEKCYGIALAGKNDCAAGPGTTCAGTSTADYQGNAWKYVAKGSCVKMGGTLTAHKGNAKPVPKKG; encoded by the coding sequence ATGTCTACTCTGGTCAAAACCACTACCGCAGCCGCTGCTCTCGCCGCGGCAGCCACACTGTCTCTCTCCGCCACCGCTGCCCAGGCAGCCGGTGCCAAGGAAAAATGCTACGGCATCGCGCTTGCCGGCAAGAATGACTGTGCCGCCGGTCCGGGCACAACATGCGCCGGAACCTCGACCGCCGACTATCAGGGTAACGCCTGGAAATATGTGGCCAAGGGCAGCTGCGTCAAAATGGGCGGCACGCTGACCGCGCACAAGGGCAATGCGAAACCGGTTCCCAAAAAGGGCTGA
- a CDS encoding DUF692 domain-containing protein, with the protein MPRSLPPSGGIGLKSVHYSNVLDDDAPAKRPSWVEVHPQNYFGDGGPAHRWLTAVAEVYPLSFHSVGLSLGSAGGLNGDDLEKLAALCDRYQPAMVSDHLSWSGNAHDRYPDLLPIPYTQEALDHFAGEIGKVQDRLQRPILIENPSRYLSYRDDTMSETDFIHALCRRAGCGLLFDINNVEVTATNVGLDMHAYIDAIDPAIVGEIHLAGHATESHDSGPLLIDDHGSIVSDVTWDLYRRFITRAGPIATLIEWDTDIPAYDVLMAEVTKAEAILAAPVPEAVRHALAR; encoded by the coding sequence ATGCCGCGCTCCCTCCCCCCATCGGGTGGCATCGGTCTCAAGTCGGTACATTATAGCAATGTACTGGACGATGACGCACCGGCGAAACGTCCCTCCTGGGTAGAGGTTCATCCACAGAATTACTTCGGCGATGGCGGACCGGCGCACCGCTGGCTCACCGCCGTCGCCGAAGTCTATCCCCTGAGCTTTCACAGCGTCGGCCTGTCGCTGGGCAGCGCGGGCGGACTCAATGGTGACGATCTGGAAAAGCTGGCCGCGCTCTGCGACCGCTATCAGCCGGCGATGGTCTCCGATCATCTCAGCTGGAGCGGCAATGCCCATGACCGCTATCCCGACCTGCTCCCCATTCCCTATACACAGGAAGCGCTCGACCATTTCGCCGGCGAAATCGGCAAGGTGCAGGACCGTCTGCAGCGCCCGATCCTGATCGAAAATCCGTCCCGCTATCTCTCCTATCGCGACGACACAATGAGCGAGACCGACTTCATCCACGCGCTTTGCCGCCGGGCCGGATGCGGCCTACTGTTCGACATCAACAATGTCGAGGTGACCGCGACCAATGTCGGGCTGGATATGCACGCCTATATCGACGCGATCGATCCGGCAATCGTCGGCGAAATCCATCTCGCCGGTCATGCGACGGAAAGCCACGACAGCGGGCCGCTGCTGATCGACGACCATGGCTCGATTGTCAGCGACGTCACCTGGGACCTCTATCGCCGATTCATCACCCGCGCCGGCCCGATCGCCACGCTGATCGAATGGGACACGGATATTCCCGCTTATGATGTGCTGATGGCGGAAGTCACCAAGGCGGAAGCAATATTGGCCGCCCCTGTGCCGGAGGCGGTGCGCCATGCCCTCGCTCGCTGA
- a CDS encoding putative DNA-binding domain-containing protein has protein sequence MPSLAEGQSRFVACLQKGPAHFPDDMFAEDKARALLGLKAHANTISHARLVALEDCYPRLHDHLGHELFHSLSRAYVEQASVMASDLNQIGAAFPAFLEERDHGGADIDLARIEWAWLESYRSAEAHPLALADIASLGEADLLAFPVAAHPAMRLVALTAPLSPALPELAGTDARALMITRAEAQILFYPLTATQQAIAEKLPECTTLGNLLAHALELEAEATAMQPIIKLIQAGALTPVEGS, from the coding sequence ATGCCCTCGCTCGCTGAAGGCCAGTCGCGCTTCGTCGCCTGCCTGCAGAAGGGCCCAGCACATTTTCCCGACGATATGTTCGCCGAGGACAAGGCGCGGGCGCTGCTCGGCCTGAAGGCGCACGCCAACACCATCTCCCACGCCCGGCTGGTGGCGCTGGAAGACTGCTATCCCCGCCTGCATGACCATTTGGGTCACGAGCTTTTTCACAGTCTCTCGCGCGCCTATGTCGAACAGGCTTCCGTCATGGCCAGCGACCTCAACCAAATCGGCGCGGCCTTCCCCGCCTTTCTGGAAGAAAGGGACCATGGCGGCGCGGACATCGATCTTGCCCGGATCGAATGGGCCTGGCTGGAAAGCTATCGCAGCGCCGAGGCCCATCCGCTCGCGCTCGCCGATATCGCATCGCTCGGCGAAGCCGATCTGCTGGCCTTTCCGGTGGCCGCCCATCCGGCGATGCGCCTGGTCGCGCTGACCGCGCCCTTGTCGCCGGCGCTGCCCGAACTGGCCGGCACAGATGCCCGCGCGCTGATGATCACCCGAGCAGAAGCGCAGATATTATTCTATCCGCTGACCGCGACGCAGCAGGCCATTGCGGAAAAACTTCCCGAATGCACAACCTTGGGTAACCTTTTAGCCCATGCGCTCGAACTGGAGGCAGAAGCCACGGCGATGCAGCCCATTATCAAGCTGATCCAGGCCGGGGCGCTGACACCAGTCGAGGGAAGTTGA
- a CDS encoding DoxX family protein, with translation MKSMIRKMIGLVSGSVPEGIVLLFTRVALAGIFWRSARTKVEDGSWLQMSDTTVLLFREEYGMPWPEITGLLATYAEHFLPILVVLGLFTRIGAAGLLVMTLVIQFFVYPEAWWQVHILWVALAGILIVRGGGIFSLDRLTGHKFG, from the coding sequence ATGAAATCCATGATCCGGAAAATGATAGGCCTGGTGAGCGGTTCGGTGCCGGAGGGGATCGTCCTGCTGTTCACCCGCGTGGCGCTGGCCGGTATTTTCTGGCGCTCGGCCCGCACCAAGGTCGAGGACGGCAGCTGGCTGCAGATGAGCGACACCACGGTTCTGCTGTTCCGTGAGGAATATGGCATGCCCTGGCCGGAAATCACCGGTCTGCTGGCGACCTATGCGGAACATTTTCTCCCGATCCTCGTCGTGCTCGGCCTGTTCACTCGCATCGGCGCCGCCGGCCTGCTGGTGATGACTTTGGTCATCCAGTTTTTCGTCTATCCCGAGGCCTGGTGGCAGGTGCATATTCTCTGGGTCGCGCTGGCCGGCATATTGATCGTGCGCGGTGGCGGGATATTCTCGCTCGACCGGCTGACCGGTCACAAGTTCGGCTGA
- a CDS encoding sigma-70 family RNA polymerase sigma factor yields MIANEETFRRLMTKAQAGDKLCYSSLLTECEKWLRRYYARKINPAAIDDLVQETLISLHRKRASYDPARPFLPWLAAIGRYRWIDSLRKIYRHEHDQLYEDMVADPQDETVTAKVSLERLLDRIPPKQAEVISLVKIEGLSIIEASAKTGQSESLVKVNIHRGLKKLSAMVETE; encoded by the coding sequence ATGATCGCCAATGAAGAAACCTTCCGGCGTCTGATGACCAAGGCCCAGGCCGGCGACAAGCTTTGCTATTCCAGCCTGCTCACCGAATGCGAGAAATGGCTGCGGCGCTATTATGCGCGCAAGATCAACCCGGCGGCGATCGATGATCTGGTGCAGGAGACGCTGATCTCGCTGCACCGCAAGCGGGCGAGCTATGATCCGGCAAGGCCCTTTCTGCCGTGGCTCGCCGCCATCGGCCGCTACCGCTGGATCGACAGCCTGCGCAAGATATACCGGCACGAACATGACCAGCTCTACGAGGATATGGTCGCCGATCCGCAGGATGAAACAGTGACGGCCAAGGTCAGTCTGGAGCGGCTGCTCGACCGGATCCCGCCGAAGCAGGCCGAAGTGATCAGTCTGGTCAAGATCGAGGGCCTCAGCATCATCGAGGCCTCGGCCAAAACCGGCCAGTCTGAATCGCTGGTCAAAGTGAATATCCATCGCGGGCTGAAGAAGCTCTCCGCGATGGTAGAAACAGAATGA
- a CDS encoding DUF1109 domain-containing protein yields MSDMMIDRLVEDLTPVKPLKNRNGFALTLAIAAILTALVALIAGVRGDILMGVPHPMFFLRGGALLLLGLTSSYAVIAMSQPAVGNSFKGWIWALAAALLFPATAAVMAMMTLPGNMAILVPRYGMECLGVSMLGGLGIATVQVLWLRRGAPVALERAGWLVGMSSGALGAAAYSLHCPFNSIFYIGLWYSLAVATCAIVGRLLVPRLIRW; encoded by the coding sequence ATGTCGGACATGATGATAGACCGTCTCGTCGAGGATTTGACTCCGGTGAAACCGCTGAAGAACCGCAATGGCTTTGCGCTGACGCTGGCCATTGCGGCGATTCTGACGGCGCTGGTCGCCCTGATTGCCGGCGTGCGCGGCGACATATTGATGGGTGTGCCGCATCCGATGTTCTTCTTGCGGGGCGGCGCCTTGCTGCTGCTCGGTCTGACCAGCAGCTATGCGGTCATCGCGATGAGCCAGCCGGCCGTCGGCAACAGCTTCAAGGGCTGGATCTGGGCGCTGGCAGCCGCCCTGCTGTTCCCGGCCACGGCGGCGGTCATGGCAATGATGACCCTGCCCGGCAATATGGCGATACTGGTCCCCCGCTATGGCATGGAATGTCTGGGCGTCAGCATGCTGGGAGGCCTCGGCATAGCGACGGTACAGGTTCTCTGGCTGCGCCGCGGCGCTCCGGTGGCGCTGGAACGGGCCGGCTGGCTGGTCGGCATGTCCTCCGGCGCGCTCGGCGCGGCGGCCTATAGCCTGCACTGCCCGTTCAACAGCATATTCTATATCGGCTTGTGGTACTCTCTCGCCGTCGCCACTTGCGCGATTGTCGGCCGCTTGCTGGTTCCCCGTCTTATCCGCTGGTAA